The following are encoded in a window of Lactobacillus panisapium genomic DNA:
- a CDS encoding dihydrofolate reductase, with product MIIFVWAEDEKHQIGLDGHLPWYLPKDLEHFKKLTVGHPIVMGRKTFASLPRLLPNRQHIVLSSSCEVAHKFDHNNQVVILSSLNKLKHWLKSHQDEKIFVIGGTSVFQALKKQVDYLEKTEIKAVFAGDTIMPTIDYSQFELIKKETHLPDDQNKYSYEFLTYARKEKRNEEDDHKRNRFSDQYPDPC from the coding sequence ATGATTATTTTTGTGTGGGCTGAGGATGAGAAACATCAAATTGGTCTAGATGGGCATTTACCTTGGTATTTACCTAAGGATTTGGAACATTTTAAAAAGTTAACAGTTGGTCACCCAATCGTTATGGGCCGTAAAACTTTTGCTAGCTTACCTAGACTGCTACCTAATAGACAACATATTGTTTTATCAAGTAGTTGCGAAGTGGCACACAAATTTGATCACAATAACCAAGTTGTCATATTATCTTCGTTAAATAAATTAAAGCATTGGCTTAAGTCACATCAAGATGAAAAGATTTTTGTTATCGGGGGTACATCGGTTTTCCAAGCATTGAAAAAGCAAGTAGATTATTTAGAAAAGACGGAAATAAAAGCTGTTTTTGCTGGTGATACGATTATGCCGACCATTGACTATTCGCAATTTGAGTTAATAAAAAAAGAGACTCATTTACCTGATGATCAAAATAAATATTCATATGAATTTTTAACTTATGCTAGAAAGGAGAAACGAAATGAAGAAGATGATCATAAGCGTAATCGTTTTAGTGATCAGTATCCTGATCCTTGTTAA
- a CDS encoding TipAS antibiotic-recognition domain-containing protein, translating into MTKSAADFSDENFNRMKTIEADLVRNLQEVVKDPSTESKLSDAIFTDHQNWLKVIMPNYSTEIHLGIVNGYESDERYQSYYDDKAGKGATKILIKIVKDHLQK; encoded by the coding sequence ATGACTAAAAGTGCTGCAGATTTTTCAGATGAAAATTTTAACCGAATGAAAACAATTGAAGCGGATTTAGTCCGCAATTTACAAGAAGTTGTTAAAGACCCTAGCACAGAAAGTAAATTGAGTGATGCCATTTTCACAGATCATCAAAATTGGCTGAAAGTCATTATGCCAAACTATTCAACTGAAATTCATTTAGGAATTGTTAACGGCTATGAAAGTGATGAACGCTACCAATCATATTACGACGACAAGGCTGGTAAAGGGGCTACTAAGATACTAATTAAAATTGTCAAAGATCATTTGCAAAAATAA